aagaaagaaaaaagaaaaaaaggatgaaacagaAAGAGAAGAGGATGTTTCATCAGTGTAGCAGATCAACGGACGCAGTAACAGGGTGCTGATTGGCCATCTCTGCTCGGAGGTAGGCTGCGTTGCAGGGCACCTCTTCATGATCGGGGTGAACATCAGAAGGATCTAAATGCAGATCACTGAGCTTCTGTTGAAGATCGGAAGCCTTTTTTCTGAGGCAGTGGTTCTCCCTCATGATCTGTTCATGTTGATCAGATAAAGAATTAAGTCTCTCAATGAGTTCGCGGTTCTCGGACCGGAGGTGCACCACCTGTGACCAGAGCTCATCAAGGAGCCTCTGTTTCCGCATGCGGGACCGGCGCGCAGACTCTCTGTTCGAGAGCATCCGCCTCTGCTTCCTGTCGTTGATCATGTTCTGCTGCTCGTCGGCCTCGTCTGAAGCTGAACTGCTCCAAGAACAGGCCTGCGTGGCGAAGTCCTGGATTGGGGAGTGAACTTGGAAGCTTGAAGACAAGTAAGGCATGGAGAAGCTTCCAGGGCTGAATTGGCCTGAGGAAATGGTCTTTGTAGCAGCAATATCAGCCTGGAGTCCGCTGAAGAAGGCGGCCGGTGAATAAGCAATTGTTGCAACTTCATCCATATCAGGTAGGGTTGTAGCCTTCAGGCGAGGTCGCAGAGAGGAGAGAAATTGTGGGTTGAGGTGTGGGAGGTAGTGGAAGGCCTTGAGTTTGCAGAAGGATGCAGTTGTTTccttgagagaaaaagaggtgGAAAGAAGAAGTGAGGATGGATGTTTTATAGCAGGAGGGGAAAGGCTAAGTGGGCCTCTTgctgaagagaaagagagagagagatgctgtGTTTGTTGAAAGAGCAGACAGCAACTCATGCATCCAGTGAAAGCTACCTGAAAAGATTAGTTCATAAATATGCATAATagtttctatattttttatataccGGCTTGTTTCATTTGCCACCGGCAAGCACTCCCTAATTTCACAGTTTATATAAAACTGCCATTATGACAAAgtgctattttttaaaaaggtaCTTTGTACTAATGGCAGTCTCTGTGAAATTACTGGATTGCACTCCAGTGGGGCTGTGCGGCCTGTGCCATGACGTGCACAAGGGAATTTATGAGTTTTTTAATTGCCTGGGGAAATTGACGTTTTTGTCCTCAATCTTCATTTTAGATGCAGATATCAACAGTggcatataaaaaatatatataaaaggaggAAACTCATGGAAGATAGCTCTTTGGACAACATCTTTGCGTACATGCATCTCTTACTTACCAGACAAACCGTGGCCGACATTTGTCTTACGTCATTGTTCTCCGTTTACAAAATTAGCCATGTCTATGTAGCCTTCATACCCAAAAGAATTTAGGCATCTATATAAAAACCATGTCTTTCCAGTGTATACATGAGAtttataaaggttgaagaactaCCAATCTGAAAATCATAAATCTTATATTATGTATACcaaaaacttgtaatttctaCGTTTTTGGGCatgaagattatagataaacgtgtacacacacacacatatatatataccatattTTCTTCTGTAAAGGTATTATTGATAATTCAGGATATCCTTTCCTGTCTTCCACACGTTCGTCAATAGCtcgaaaagaagaagaaagatagGTCACAGAAAGTTTCTGCACCATGCCAGTTGGACAGAACAcataataatatgaaaatggACACCAAGTAGCAGAAGGGCAGAAAACGATGATGCTCATTCTGCTAAGCGCTATGGCTGTCTGTATAAGCCAAAGGCGAAAACTTTTCTCACTTGGGAGTGCAAATTCGCCCAttttatgaaattgaaaaaaagatgTGAACCTTCTTCTATAATTAGTCTTTGTCAGCAGTAAAGTTGTGCTTTAGGCCTTTTAGAAACTTCAGTGAAACCAATAATTGAGCAAGCCAGCTTAGCCAAGCCAAAGCTAAGCTCAACTCAGTGTGTGAGTTGCGTAACCTTTGAGCTTTTTGCTTCTAACATTTGTGGTGTTTCTTCTCTAGGCTTTCTTAGTTTTGTTATTCAACTTTCCATGAGCAGCACGATAAAGGTGTATTTTGCAAACAAGATATGCATGCAAAGTGGAAAAATTGCGTAGTCGAAAGAAATTTTCTATCCGATGTTTTTG
Above is a window of Nymphaea colorata isolate Beijing-Zhang1983 chromosome 8, ASM883128v2, whole genome shotgun sequence DNA encoding:
- the LOC116259089 gene encoding basic leucine zipper 63-like gives rise to the protein MDEVATIAYSPAAFFSGLQADIAATKTISSGQFSPGSFSMPYLSSSFQVHSPIQDFATQACSWSSSASDEADEQQNMINDRKQRRMLSNRESARRSRMRKQRLLDELWSQVVHLRSENRELIERLNSLSDQHEQIMRENHCLRKKASDLQQKLSDLHLDPSDVHPDHEEVPCNAAYLRAEMANQHPVTASVDLLH